The Halomicronema hongdechloris C2206 genome includes a window with the following:
- a CDS encoding protein kinase domain-containing protein codes for MLYEVVEFGEAKVLKVLSYKAENKEEALPKLLELFKREYEVLSRLNNDGIPKVDPGDYFIFTLRGSSDVFHCFAMEKIEGMDLEKYMRNRGNKPISEKTSLAWLEQIIGILKVIHDQNFLHRDIKPSNIILKPEGELVLIDFGAVREMSQTYAIKSTGTFVCSLGYTSPEQQTSKAIPQSDFFALGRTFVFLLTGKEIKDLELDETAKELIWQEHAMQISERLIRIIDSMVAYAPAKRPSSAEDIIHALESISKKPSPKGQSNSKPYKTNLKPYKTIRKDIYKRVVAFVLDYFMIGSLFVGIAYFFFHEALLNEFHDPLWLIYLGFPVILGVSFVGNVFDDGGYLFVWPFPFFFMLFVFAYPIFSENSKAMGTLGKSIVGLKVLRVDLKKASKLQIWFRTTLKFLYSIYIGGSFLFFIPAVIQDFGEKLREPSPRSSAAMLLGCVWLISTLVSLKPLVSGGRLIHDIVSGTLVVSRKK; via the coding sequence TTGCTATATGAGGTTGTAGAGTTTGGCGAAGCAAAGGTTCTTAAAGTTCTAAGTTACAAAGCTGAAAATAAGGAAGAAGCACTTCCAAAATTATTAGAACTCTTTAAGAGAGAATATGAGGTACTAAGCCGTTTGAATAATGATGGCATTCCAAAAGTAGATCCAGGTGATTATTTCATATTTACTCTAAGGGGATCTTCAGACGTCTTCCATTGCTTTGCGATGGAGAAAATTGAAGGCATGGACCTTGAAAAATATATGAGAAATCGCGGTAATAAACCTATTTCAGAAAAGACAAGTTTGGCTTGGCTTGAACAGATTATTGGAATTCTGAAGGTTATCCACGATCAGAACTTCCTTCACAGAGATATCAAACCTAGCAACATCATCTTAAAACCTGAGGGGGAGTTAGTTTTGATTGACTTCGGTGCTGTTCGAGAAATGAGCCAAACATATGCAATAAAATCTACAGGTACATTCGTTTGCTCGCTTGGTTATACATCACCAGAGCAACAAACAAGTAAGGCGATACCTCAGTCTGATTTTTTCGCATTAGGCAGAACCTTCGTATTCCTTCTTACTGGAAAGGAAATAAAAGATCTTGAACTTGATGAAACAGCAAAGGAGCTAATCTGGCAAGAGCATGCTATGCAGATCTCAGAAAGGCTTATCAGAATTATTGACTCAATGGTGGCATATGCTCCAGCTAAAAGGCCAAGTAGTGCAGAAGATATCATTCATGCCTTAGAGAGTATTTCCAAAAAGCCTTCTCCAAAAGGACAATCTAATTCGAAGCCCTATAAGACTAATCTGAAGCCCTATAAGACAATAAGAAAAGATATTTATAAAAGAGTTGTAGCATTTGTGCTCGACTACTTCATGATAGGGAGTTTATTTGTCGGTATTGCATATTTTTTCTTCCACGAAGCACTATTGAACGAATTTCATGACCCTTTGTGGCTTATATATCTAGGTTTCCCTGTAATTCTTGGGGTTAGCTTCGTGGGGAATGTTTTCGACGATGGTGGCTATTTATTTGTCTGGCCATTTCCATTCTTTTTTATGCTTTTTGTTTTCGCCTATCCAATATTTTCAGAAAACTCGAAAGCGATGGGAACTCTAGGGAAAAGTATAGTTGGATTGAAAGTATTAAGAGTTGATCTTAAGAAAGCATCTAAATTGCAGATATGGTTTAGGACGACACTTAAATTTTTATACTCTATTTATATCGGCGGCTCTTTTTTGTTTTTCATCCCCGCAGTTATTCAAGACTTTGGAGAGAAATTAAGAGAACCTTCACCCAGAAGTTCAGCGGCGATGCTATTGGGCTGTGTGTGGTTAATTTCGACCCTTGTATCACTCAAACCATTAGTTTCCGGTGGAAGACTTATTCATGATATTGTTTCCGGAACACTGGTTGTGTCAAGAAAGAAGTAA
- a CDS encoding FHA domain-containing protein, which translates to MAITLNLIHKSLNAQAATSWDFDTKRNNSSIIIGRDSSSCHVHLKDLSVAKIHASIFFKADFNGYYIHNLQPLNPISIDGAVLIQGEARLWQGSTIQLGNSTLLVEKLKLSSNKAISSQTPNRNSLSTNSPARLITPSQLSSSPPTPQPTQEHGLQCPKCQTIHPLTSQNVSCHICGHFLADADSVLISPKH; encoded by the coding sequence ATGGCTATTACTCTGAATTTGATTCATAAGAGTTTAAATGCTCAAGCTGCCACATCTTGGGATTTTGATACTAAGAGAAACAACTCCTCGATAATTATTGGTCGAGATTCGAGTTCTTGTCATGTTCATCTCAAAGACCTTTCTGTAGCCAAAATACACGCCTCAATATTTTTCAAGGCTGACTTTAATGGATACTACATTCATAACTTGCAGCCATTAAATCCAATCTCTATCGATGGAGCAGTTTTAATTCAAGGCGAAGCTCGACTTTGGCAAGGGAGTACTATTCAACTCGGTAACTCCACATTATTAGTTGAAAAACTCAAACTCTCATCGAATAAAGCGATCTCTAGCCAAACACCCAATCGTAATTCCCTCTCTACAAATTCTCCAGCGCGGTTGATTACCCCTTCTCAATTGTCCTCATCACCACCCACGCCTCAGCCTACCCAAGAACACGGCCTTCAGTGCCCTAAATGCCAAACGATCCATCCCTTAACTAGTCAGAATGTATCTTGTCATATTTGCGGCCATTTCTTGGCAGATGCTGATAGCGTCTTGATATCTCCCAAGCACTGA
- a CDS encoding FHA domain-containing protein, with translation MPPFPLKIRLTWKDSVTQDTRNPLLSLPIALGSEFSAMPANLGQLAVSRMTFRDPIASKFHAFIYLENNQPVIIDQNTPAGTWINNVRVQKHILRDHDVICLGNQEIRVRLVSQASSPTSASYQCANVPLNPPTSQPQTKPKFPPAAFKQAEYVSLDYLEETGRFNPRKDQFDYAAIGAGLGSYIWVDFLRIFGVKAERIVALGTQDKPYARYQQLCLNSQIPPHERLRSNSDSCPDNIWGWPSYALRESWQDFWKGRVNHTLESLWQVFSEPVLAETYTPKSGNVFKSIDREANRIGWSDIFRHGSVRAIRKMSDGRYAIAYSQGKGRYGFVVAKHIHLSTGYPGIRLLKHLKEYRDKTKDLKSVVNAYESHEHIYDSLVEQGGTVLIQGRGIVASRILQRIYETCQKSSHRIEVIHMMRRPIGRNEGNKFGLAQRSVSNHFELQPFNWPKACWGGDLRDVLEKASDSERTQLLKAWGGTTTADRRDWQRIIASGLRDQWYRPKFGSVKEVEPAGRQLKVTYSEVEGGKVQGVATREVDFIIDATGLEADLEVSPLLKDLIDCYSLQLLDNGRFKISNEFEIAEMCSKQTGQQPGHMYASGVITLGGPYAAVDSFLGLQYGALRSIDSLVKKRAPGLRRLNGLASLWQWYKWATYQKP, from the coding sequence ATGCCTCCCTTTCCCCTTAAAATTCGACTTACTTGGAAGGATAGCGTTACCCAAGATACTCGAAATCCGCTTCTCAGCTTACCCATTGCACTGGGAAGCGAATTCTCAGCCATGCCAGCAAATTTAGGGCAGTTGGCAGTTTCACGCATGACATTTCGAGATCCGATCGCCTCCAAATTTCATGCCTTTATTTATTTAGAGAACAATCAACCTGTCATCATTGATCAAAATACGCCTGCTGGAACCTGGATCAACAACGTTAGAGTTCAAAAACATATTCTCCGAGATCACGACGTTATTTGCCTGGGGAATCAAGAGATTCGCGTCCGCTTGGTTTCTCAGGCTTCCTCGCCAACATCTGCCAGTTATCAATGCGCAAACGTTCCTCTCAATCCGCCAACGTCTCAACCTCAGACCAAACCTAAATTTCCACCTGCGGCCTTCAAACAAGCTGAGTATGTTTCGCTTGACTACCTGGAGGAGACGGGGCGATTCAACCCCAGAAAAGATCAGTTCGACTACGCTGCCATTGGCGCAGGGCTGGGCAGTTACATTTGGGTAGACTTTCTTCGTATCTTTGGGGTGAAAGCAGAACGCATTGTGGCGTTGGGTACTCAGGATAAGCCCTATGCCCGATATCAACAGTTGTGCCTGAATTCTCAAATTCCCCCTCACGAAAGACTACGCTCTAACTCTGACTCTTGCCCAGACAACATTTGGGGGTGGCCCAGCTATGCCCTGAGAGAGTCCTGGCAGGATTTCTGGAAAGGACGTGTAAACCATACTCTCGAATCTCTCTGGCAAGTTTTTTCTGAACCCGTTCTTGCCGAAACTTATACGCCAAAATCCGGGAATGTTTTCAAGTCCATTGACCGAGAAGCGAACCGGATTGGATGGTCAGACATTTTTCGGCATGGCAGTGTCCGCGCCATTCGCAAAATGAGTGATGGCAGATATGCCATTGCCTATTCCCAAGGAAAAGGCCGATATGGTTTTGTAGTGGCGAAACACATTCATCTATCAACAGGGTATCCCGGCATCCGACTGTTGAAACACTTGAAAGAATATCGAGATAAAACAAAGGATCTCAAATCTGTGGTTAATGCTTACGAGTCTCACGAACATATCTATGACTCTCTAGTTGAGCAAGGCGGTACTGTGCTGATTCAGGGCCGAGGCATTGTTGCCTCCAGAATTCTTCAACGGATTTATGAGACTTGCCAGAAAAGTTCTCACCGTATAGAAGTGATCCACATGATGCGGCGACCTATTGGCAGGAATGAGGGAAATAAATTTGGTCTAGCGCAGCGCTCAGTCAGCAATCACTTTGAATTACAACCATTCAACTGGCCGAAAGCTTGTTGGGGAGGAGACCTCCGGGACGTGTTGGAGAAGGCTAGTGACTCGGAAAGAACTCAACTCCTCAAAGCTTGGGGTGGCACAACTACTGCTGATCGCCGTGATTGGCAAAGGATCATTGCTTCTGGACTCCGAGATCAATGGTATCGGCCTAAATTTGGTTCCGTGAAAGAAGTTGAGCCTGCTGGTAGGCAGCTTAAAGTTACATATTCCGAAGTTGAAGGTGGCAAAGTTCAGGGAGTTGCCACTCGGGAAGTAGACTTCATCATTGACGCTACTGGTTTAGAAGCTGATTTGGAAGTGAGTCCTCTCTTAAAGGATTTAATTGATTGCTACAGCTTGCAACTCCTTGATAACGGACGATTCAAAATCTCGAACGAATTTGAAATTGCTGAGATGTGTTCCAAGCAGACGGGCCAGCAACCAGGGCATATGTATGCCTCTGGTGTAATCACACTAGGAGGACCGTACGCGGCTGTAGACAGTTTCTTAGGGTTGCAATATGGAGCTCTTCGCTCTATAGATAGCCTGGTAAAAAAACGGGCACCTGGTCTGCGTCGTCTCAATGGACTGGCTTCACTTTGGCAATGGTACAAGTGGGCTACTTATCAAAAACCATGA
- a CDS encoding Uma2 family endonuclease: MVDTASRPQGIETDTWVPATWETFVALCNRPDFDKAWCYYDKGWMRIEMAPLGSLHGRENSVVSKVVSLFAALKMIRVVEFLSTSLRKPGEREAQPDIAFYLGQKFQLPSLNNQPIDIGVYGPPQLAVEIASTTLSDDLGRKRLLYERLGVQEYWVVNVATSEVTAFAVENGGSWEIRDSRVLSGLALSVVEEAMQRSQTEDDGALTRWLIQTFQK, translated from the coding sequence ATGGTTGATACGGCATCACGTCCACAGGGCATTGAAACCGATACCTGGGTACCTGCGACCTGGGAAACATTTGTGGCGCTGTGCAACCGACCCGATTTTGACAAAGCTTGGTGCTACTACGATAAGGGTTGGATGCGGATTGAGATGGCACCACTAGGGAGCCTACATGGGCGCGAAAATTCCGTGGTTTCAAAGGTCGTTTCGCTGTTTGCTGCCCTCAAGATGATTAGAGTTGTCGAGTTTCTGAGTACCTCTTTACGCAAACCGGGTGAACGTGAGGCACAGCCAGACATTGCCTTTTATCTAGGGCAGAAGTTTCAATTGCCTAGCCTAAACAATCAACCTATCGATATTGGAGTATATGGCCCTCCTCAACTGGCGGTAGAAATTGCTTCGACGACCTTGAGCGATGATCTAGGGCGGAAGCGACTCCTGTATGAGCGGTTGGGTGTACAGGAATATTGGGTCGTGAATGTGGCTACGTCAGAGGTTACGGCGTTTGCTGTCGAAAATGGGGGAAGTTGGGAGATTCGCGATTCCCGAGTTTTGTCAGGACTGGCGCTGTCGGTCGTGGAAGAGGCGATGCAGCGTAGTCAGACTGAGGATGATGGGGCACTG